One part of the Sphingobacterium sp. LZ7M1 genome encodes these proteins:
- a CDS encoding polysaccharide deacetylase family protein yields the protein MIKFVKISDRNNMHFVRPFFILNYVYPQAIWRKEKERNNIYLTFDDGPIPEITPWILDCLKEKNIKATFFCVGENVQKHPDIFQRILEEGHAVGNHTYNHLKGWDTDNQLYLDNIAKCNALTKTPLFRPPYGRAKKSQMKILSKDYKIIMWDVLTGDYDYRISPEQCYENCVDFTRNGSIIVFHDNLKAIDNVKYALPKSIDTLLAKGFQFNTLSF from the coding sequence TTGATTAAATTTGTAAAAATATCCGATCGAAACAATATGCATTTTGTCCGCCCTTTTTTTATCCTCAATTACGTGTATCCACAAGCGATTTGGAGAAAAGAAAAAGAAAGAAATAATATTTACTTAACATTTGACGACGGTCCAATTCCTGAAATCACCCCTTGGATACTGGATTGTTTGAAAGAAAAAAACATCAAGGCGACCTTTTTTTGCGTAGGAGAAAATGTCCAAAAGCATCCGGATATCTTTCAAAGGATCCTTGAGGAAGGCCATGCGGTAGGAAACCATACCTACAACCACTTAAAAGGATGGGACACAGACAACCAACTATATCTGGACAATATTGCCAAGTGTAATGCCTTGACAAAAACACCTTTATTCCGACCACCCTACGGTAGAGCCAAAAAATCCCAAATGAAGATCTTATCAAAAGATTATAAAATCATCATGTGGGATGTTCTAACGGGTGATTACGATTATCGGATCAGCCCCGAACAATGTTATGAGAATTGTGTTGACTTTACAAGAAATGGCAGCATCATTGTCTTTCATGACAATTTAAAAGCCATTGATAATGTGAAATATGCTTTACCAAAAAGCATTGATACCCTCTTAGCAAAAGGTTTTCAATTTAATACCCTATCCTTCTGA
- a CDS encoding helix-hairpin-helix domain-containing protein, whose translation MRKLAEYFQLSQKEQRGMLFLICILFLLFLAHIFLPIFYPKKEITLRIEHFHVTERAEPQYEEGSYVEKGPELRKKPKTELFLFDPNTLDKAGWQRLGLSSKQAQVIINYRNKGGTFYDREDLRKIYSLSDEKVEEILPFVRMPELKRREYKEKFPRYDRKEFAKKENRILEVNSSDSLAFMELSGIGPAFSRRIVRFREALGGYVKLEQLAEVYGLPEETYQNILPYLRIDTSLVKRLSINHISQNDLGKHPYVKFKRAQTIINYRKQHGAFKSMEDLRDVHSLDEEFFRKIELYLDFR comes from the coding sequence ATGCGAAAGCTTGCCGAGTACTTTCAACTATCCCAAAAGGAGCAAAGAGGGATGTTGTTTTTGATCTGTATCTTATTTCTGCTCTTTCTCGCCCATATCTTCCTTCCTATATTCTATCCTAAAAAAGAGATTACCCTACGAATTGAACATTTCCATGTAACGGAAAGGGCAGAGCCTCAATACGAGGAAGGATCTTATGTAGAAAAGGGACCTGAATTAAGGAAAAAGCCTAAGACGGAATTGTTTCTGTTTGATCCGAATACCTTGGATAAAGCAGGTTGGCAGAGGCTAGGTCTGAGCAGCAAACAGGCTCAGGTAATTATCAATTACAGAAATAAGGGTGGGACCTTTTATGACAGGGAAGACCTGAGGAAAATTTACTCGCTGAGCGATGAGAAAGTAGAGGAGATATTGCCCTTTGTGAGGATGCCTGAGTTGAAAAGAAGGGAATACAAGGAGAAATTTCCTAGGTATGATAGAAAGGAGTTTGCGAAAAAGGAGAATCGGATTCTAGAGGTCAATAGTTCGGATAGTTTGGCGTTTATGGAATTAAGTGGTATTGGGCCAGCCTTTTCTAGACGAATAGTTCGATTCAGGGAAGCTTTGGGCGGTTATGTTAAACTGGAACAGCTTGCAGAGGTCTATGGTCTACCGGAAGAGACCTATCAGAATATTTTACCCTACCTTAGGATTGATACCAGCTTGGTCAAAAGACTTTCGATAAACCATATTAGCCAAAATGATTTAGGTAAACATCCCTACGTTAAATTCAAAAGAGCACAGACAATCATCAATTATAGAAAACAGCACGGTGCATTTAAATCCATGGAAGATTTAAGGGATGTTCATTCGTTGGATGAAGAATTTTTCCGTAAAATTGAACTTTATTTGGATTTTAGATAG
- a CDS encoding TonB-dependent receptor, which yields MKSLSQSMSLSLIVLLVFVSDLTLAQEKLTLSGYVRDANSGESLIAAVIRVRALNLSTYSNNYGFYSISLPEGKHEIEISYVGYASKDEQVEVNVSKRLNFELVSNSSVIEEIVVTAKKEDDHVTSAQMGNLKFSMEELKNIPVLFGEKDVLKSIQLLPGVSPGGEGSSNFYVRGGGGDQNLILLDEATVYNASHLMGFFSTFNSDAIKDANLFKGGIPAQYGGRISSVMDISMLDGNNKKFSGEGGIGLIASRLKLEGPIVKDKSSFMISGRRTYADLFLKLSSDEKASQSKLYFYDLNAKFNYKLNDRNTIYLSGYFGKDDLGYSDLFAFDWGNSTATVRWNSIINPQLFSNTSLIYSDFAYHVNVNSDDSKFRIASKIRNLNLKQDFSYYSNDNSTIRFGVNLLRQQIRPASISAVDESSDINSIEIERRQGIEASAYISHDWKPFEKLSLIYGVRFSDFMVMGPGTFYEFNEEGDAISESYYESGIAKHYFNIEPRLSLSYAFNSSNSIKASFNRMSQNLHQLTNTTASLPTDQYMVSSMNVKPQIADQAALGYFRNFKDNTYEFSVEAYYKYMHNQIDFRNGADLQANKQLEGELLYGVGRSYGTEFLLRKRKGKFSGWLGYTLSKSERQFDEINDGAWFDARQDRTHDISLVGIYQLTKKWTLGATFVYYTGNAITFPSGKYQIDGRTMFYYAERNGYRMPDYHRLDLSATYEPKKENKKFHSSWSFGVYNAYNRKNAYVIDFRENKENANITEAYKIALFGAIPSVTWNFKF from the coding sequence ATGAAATCGCTATCCCAAAGCATGAGCCTCAGTCTCATCGTGCTGTTAGTTTTTGTAAGTGATTTGACGTTGGCACAGGAAAAATTAACCTTAAGCGGTTATGTTCGTGATGCTAATTCAGGTGAAAGTTTAATTGCAGCAGTAATTCGAGTGAGGGCGCTTAATTTAAGCACTTATTCAAACAACTATGGATTCTACTCGATCAGTTTGCCGGAAGGTAAGCATGAGATTGAAATATCTTATGTAGGATATGCCAGTAAGGATGAACAGGTGGAAGTCAATGTATCTAAACGCCTTAATTTTGAGTTAGTGTCTAACTCAAGTGTAATTGAGGAAATCGTTGTAACCGCTAAAAAGGAGGATGACCATGTTACTTCTGCGCAAATGGGGAATCTGAAATTCAGCATGGAGGAACTGAAGAATATACCAGTCCTGTTTGGTGAAAAGGATGTGTTGAAAAGCATTCAATTGCTTCCGGGAGTATCTCCTGGGGGTGAAGGCAGTTCTAATTTCTATGTGCGCGGTGGCGGAGGGGACCAAAATTTAATCCTATTGGATGAGGCAACTGTTTATAACGCATCTCATTTAATGGGTTTCTTCTCTACTTTTAATTCTGATGCCATCAAGGATGCAAACCTGTTTAAAGGGGGGATTCCCGCTCAATATGGCGGTCGTATTTCTTCGGTAATGGATATCAGTATGCTGGACGGAAACAACAAGAAGTTCAGTGGGGAAGGTGGAATTGGGTTAATAGCATCTAGATTGAAGTTGGAAGGACCGATTGTAAAAGATAAAAGCTCGTTTATGATCAGTGGGCGACGGACCTATGCGGATCTGTTCTTGAAGCTTTCTTCGGATGAAAAGGCTAGTCAAAGTAAATTATATTTCTATGACCTGAATGCCAAATTCAACTATAAATTGAATGATCGCAATACTATCTATCTATCGGGTTATTTTGGAAAGGATGATTTAGGATATTCAGATCTATTTGCCTTCGATTGGGGTAATTCCACAGCCACAGTGCGCTGGAACTCCATCATCAATCCGCAATTGTTTAGCAATACTTCCTTAATCTATAGCGATTTCGCCTATCACGTTAATGTAAACAGTGATGATTCTAAGTTCAGGATTGCTTCCAAGATCAGGAACCTAAACCTGAAACAGGACTTCTCATATTACTCCAATGATAACAGTACCATTCGATTTGGAGTCAATCTTTTGCGTCAGCAAATCCGTCCTGCCAGCATCAGTGCAGTAGATGAATCATCAGATATCAACAGTATTGAAATCGAAAGAAGGCAGGGCATTGAGGCTTCTGCATATATATCCCATGATTGGAAACCTTTTGAAAAGCTCTCCTTGATCTATGGCGTAAGATTCAGTGACTTCATGGTCATGGGTCCAGGTACATTCTATGAATTTAATGAGGAAGGCGACGCAATTTCCGAATCTTACTATGAGTCAGGGATTGCCAAGCATTATTTCAATATTGAACCGAGATTATCTCTTTCCTATGCATTCAATTCCAGCAATAGCATCAAAGCCAGTTTCAATAGGATGTCGCAGAATTTGCACCAATTGACCAATACAACGGCGAGTTTACCGACTGATCAATACATGGTCAGCAGTATGAACGTAAAGCCACAGATCGCTGATCAAGCGGCATTGGGTTACTTCCGTAATTTTAAGGATAATACCTATGAGTTTTCAGTAGAGGCCTATTATAAATATATGCACAACCAAATTGACTTTAGAAATGGTGCTGACCTGCAGGCTAATAAGCAATTGGAAGGGGAACTGTTGTATGGTGTCGGTCGTTCTTATGGAACAGAATTTCTCTTAAGGAAGAGAAAAGGGAAATTCAGTGGCTGGTTGGGCTATACACTTTCAAAGAGTGAAAGACAATTCGATGAAATCAATGATGGTGCTTGGTTTGATGCTAGGCAAGACCGTACCCACGATATTTCTTTGGTTGGTATTTATCAGTTGACCAAAAAATGGACCTTGGGAGCAACTTTCGTTTATTATACGGGAAATGCTATTACTTTCCCAAGTGGCAAGTATCAAATTGACGGAAGGACCATGTTCTATTATGCAGAGCGTAACGGTTACAGGATGCCTGATTATCATCGTTTGGATCTATCAGCTACCTATGAGCCTAAAAAGGAGAACAAGAAATTTCATTCAAGCTGGTCATTCGGTGTGTATAATGCCTATAACCGCAAGAATGCCTATGTAATTGATTTTAGGGAAAATAAAGAAAATGCTAATATCACTGAAGCCTATAAAATAGCCTTGTTTGGCGCTATTCCTTCAGTAACTTGGAACTTTAAATTTTAA
- a CDS encoding DUF4249 domain-containing protein — MMQKRSLYSLFILSFILLFSSCEELIDVDLNEVNPQIVIVGDMNNEESTHEVLVTRTVDFDEPRPFEPVLDASVFIQLGNGRTFRFNSVGEGRYANSNMPISVGETYTLTVSVDGKEYKSTTKMLPYIEVESIGVNQETLFKETYFFLNFKFYDPEGEENYYRYSIKINDGPFKSNSVFSDKYNNGNEVTHQLGREYGNEIKPGDKLLVRRYVISKESFNYWSEYMSTNPGSASPGNPSSNISNGALGYFSVSSARDYTVEIDKASEG; from the coding sequence ATGATGCAAAAGAGATCGCTATATAGTTTGTTCATTTTATCTTTTATACTCTTATTCAGTAGTTGTGAAGAGTTGATCGATGTAGACCTCAACGAGGTCAATCCGCAGATTGTGATTGTTGGGGATATGAACAACGAGGAGAGTACGCATGAAGTTCTTGTCACAAGAACAGTTGATTTTGATGAGCCTAGACCTTTTGAGCCTGTTCTGGATGCTTCTGTTTTTATCCAATTGGGAAACGGCAGGACCTTTAGGTTCAACTCTGTTGGGGAAGGACGATATGCAAACTCCAATATGCCAATTTCTGTTGGCGAAACTTACACCTTGACCGTAAGTGTTGATGGCAAAGAATATAAATCAACGACAAAGATGTTGCCTTATATTGAAGTAGAATCGATTGGGGTCAATCAGGAGACCCTTTTTAAGGAGACCTATTTCTTTTTGAACTTTAAGTTTTATGATCCGGAAGGAGAGGAAAACTATTACCGTTACAGCATTAAGATCAATGATGGTCCGTTTAAGTCAAATTCAGTATTCTCTGACAAATACAATAATGGTAATGAAGTCACCCACCAATTGGGCCGGGAATATGGCAATGAGATCAAGCCTGGAGATAAATTATTGGTAAGAAGGTATGTAATCAGTAAGGAATCCTTTAATTATTGGTCTGAATATATGTCCACTAACCCTGGTAGTGCTTCTCCAGGTAACCCAAGCTCAAATATCAGCAATGGTGCATTGGGTTATTTCAGCGTTAGCAGTGCGAGGGATTATACAGTTGAAATCGATAAGGCCTCAGAAGGATAG
- a CDS encoding DUF4783 domain-containing protein, whose amino-acid sequence MIEMRNGYWKKIRQIAFAMLLLPFLLFSSFQSDVGLEILGALKANNAKNVANFFGQNVSLSIKNDSGYYSKFQAEVILSDFFRLTKTSEVKQVQRTNSSNNSFYIVYQIKTNQGSYRVFVKLVQSGGDAQINELRIE is encoded by the coding sequence ATGATAGAAATGAGGAATGGTTATTGGAAAAAAATAAGGCAGATTGCTTTTGCAATGCTGCTTTTGCCGTTTCTATTGTTCAGTAGTTTTCAATCTGACGTAGGATTAGAAATATTAGGGGCGTTGAAAGCGAATAACGCAAAGAATGTTGCTAACTTTTTTGGACAGAATGTTTCCTTATCCATCAAGAATGATTCGGGGTATTATTCCAAGTTCCAAGCTGAGGTAATCCTGAGTGATTTCTTTCGCTTGACCAAAACTTCCGAAGTGAAACAGGTTCAGCGGACTAACAGCAGTAACAACAGTTTTTATATAGTCTATCAAATCAAGACAAACCAAGGATCTTACCGTGTTTTTGTCAAGTTAGTTCAATCGGGGGGAGATGCCCAAATCAATGAACTTCGGATAGAATAA
- the plsY gene encoding glycerol-3-phosphate 1-O-acyltransferase PlsY, translating into MISIYLVGIVILAYLFGSIPTAVWFGQAFYGVDVREYGSGNAGATNTFRVLGKKAGSIVMFVDILKGWTATNLPYLLDATIVGNHDAPQFVNVQLALGVIAVLGHLFPIFAGFRGGKGVATLFGMVLAIHWPAALVCVSVFIVVLLVTHYVSLSSIMAGFAFPFSVAFIFKTTVPSILLYGIAICALILVTHQKNIERLLKGKESKIYLFKKKTQD; encoded by the coding sequence ATGATATCAATATACCTTGTTGGAATTGTCATATTAGCATATCTTTTCGGTTCGATCCCTACTGCGGTATGGTTTGGACAGGCATTTTATGGAGTAGATGTACGTGAATACGGAAGTGGAAATGCCGGTGCCACCAATACCTTTCGTGTATTAGGCAAAAAGGCGGGGTCCATTGTGATGTTTGTCGATATCTTAAAGGGCTGGACAGCCACTAATTTACCATATTTATTAGATGCCACGATTGTAGGAAACCATGATGCACCTCAATTTGTCAATGTACAGTTGGCCTTGGGGGTAATCGCTGTATTAGGGCATTTATTTCCGATTTTCGCAGGGTTTAGAGGAGGGAAAGGTGTTGCAACCTTATTTGGTATGGTCCTAGCGATCCATTGGCCTGCAGCGCTGGTATGTGTGTCAGTCTTCATCGTCGTACTCCTAGTTACCCATTATGTATCCTTGAGCTCCATTATGGCCGGCTTTGCCTTTCCATTTAGTGTAGCATTTATTTTTAAGACGACCGTTCCTTCCATTCTCCTATATGGAATCGCTATTTGTGCCCTCATTCTGGTCACTCACCAAAAAAACATTGAAAGACTTCTCAAAGGCAAAGAATCCAAAATATATTTATTCAAGAAAAAAACACAGGATTAA
- a CDS encoding adenine phosphoribosyltransferase — MIEEQLKTYIRDIPDFPQPGIVFKDITPLLQQPEIVKLAVQEFAKKLEGIEIDVIAGIESRGFLFGFLLAQELNKPFLPIRKQGKLPFHTISESYKLEYGQATIEMHEDAIQQGTKVLMHDDLLATGGTVVAASKLVEKLGGVITGYSFVISLDFLQSAGRLTRFSENIISLVHYED, encoded by the coding sequence ATGATTGAAGAACAACTGAAGACCTATATACGTGATATTCCTGATTTTCCGCAGCCAGGGATCGTGTTTAAAGATATTACTCCATTATTGCAACAGCCTGAGATAGTAAAACTAGCGGTCCAGGAGTTTGCGAAAAAACTGGAAGGAATTGAGATTGATGTCATTGCAGGAATTGAAAGCAGAGGCTTTTTATTCGGGTTCCTTTTGGCACAAGAGCTCAATAAACCTTTTTTACCCATTCGTAAGCAAGGGAAATTGCCCTTCCATACCATTTCTGAATCGTATAAATTAGAGTACGGACAGGCAACGATAGAAATGCATGAGGATGCCATTCAACAAGGTACCAAAGTATTGATGCATGATGATCTGCTGGCTACCGGCGGGACAGTAGTTGCGGCAAGTAAGTTGGTGGAAAAGTTAGGCGGAGTGATCACAGGTTATTCTTTTGTGATCAGTTTGGATTTCCTTCAAAGTGCTGGCAGATTGACCCGATTCAGCGAGAATATCATCTCGCTGGTTCATTATGAGGATTAA
- the gpmI gene encoding 2,3-bisphosphoglycerate-independent phosphoglycerate mutase produces MSSENKKVALLILDGLGYGKNDNSNAVIAANTPFLDYLLSTYPNSKLEASGEAVGLPAGQMGNSEVGHMNLGAGRIVYQELGRINKAAQEGVFKIDPTIQAAFNYAKTNNKKVHFIGLLSDGGVHAHIEHLKALTDAAQDANLTNEQVFIHAFLDGRDTDPNGGVGYVTDLDNHLKHSVGTIASAIGRYYSMDRDNRWERVKQAYDLLTKGIGIPSNNLVESIEQSYSQGVTDEFLKPIVMVDANGLPKATIQEGDVVICYNFRTDRGREITVALTQQAFPEYDMHPLNLYYVTMTSYDDTFKDVKVIFQKDNLTQTLGETLSLQHKTQVRIAETEKYPHVTFFFSGGRENEFEGERRLLIPSPKVATYDLQPEMSANIIADSICKDMEENGPDFICLNFANPDMVGHTGVFEAVVKAVETVDACTKRVVKTGINNGYSFIILADHGNSEFMINEDGSVNTAHTTNLVPCILIDSQFKNIKDGKLGDVAPTVLALLNLPIPTEMTGDVLVY; encoded by the coding sequence ATGAGTTCTGAAAATAAAAAAGTAGCACTACTGATCCTGGATGGACTAGGCTACGGAAAAAATGATAATTCAAACGCTGTAATAGCCGCTAACACTCCTTTTTTAGACTATTTGCTGTCAACCTATCCTAACTCCAAACTTGAAGCATCTGGCGAAGCCGTAGGTTTACCTGCAGGTCAAATGGGCAACTCTGAAGTTGGACACATGAACTTGGGTGCTGGTAGAATCGTATACCAAGAATTAGGACGGATCAACAAAGCCGCTCAAGAAGGTGTCTTCAAAATTGACCCTACAATACAAGCTGCTTTCAATTATGCAAAAACAAACAACAAAAAAGTACATTTCATCGGCTTATTGTCTGATGGAGGGGTACACGCACATATTGAACACTTAAAGGCTTTAACGGATGCTGCTCAGGATGCAAACCTTACTAATGAGCAAGTGTTTATCCATGCTTTCTTAGATGGTCGTGATACAGACCCGAACGGTGGTGTAGGCTATGTTACTGATCTTGACAATCACTTGAAACATTCAGTAGGAACAATTGCTTCCGCAATTGGTAGATACTATTCAATGGACCGTGATAATCGTTGGGAAAGAGTAAAACAAGCTTATGACTTATTGACCAAAGGTATCGGTATCCCTTCTAACAACCTTGTTGAGTCGATTGAGCAATCGTATAGCCAAGGTGTAACAGATGAATTCCTGAAACCAATCGTAATGGTGGATGCGAATGGACTTCCAAAAGCTACCATCCAAGAAGGTGATGTAGTTATCTGTTATAATTTCCGTACAGATCGTGGTCGTGAAATCACTGTTGCCCTCACGCAACAAGCATTTCCGGAATACGATATGCATCCACTGAACTTGTATTATGTGACCATGACTTCTTATGATGACACCTTTAAGGATGTGAAAGTGATCTTCCAAAAAGACAATCTAACACAGACTTTAGGAGAAACCTTGTCCTTACAACATAAAACACAGGTTAGGATTGCTGAAACTGAGAAATATCCACACGTTACGTTCTTTTTCTCGGGCGGTCGTGAAAACGAGTTTGAAGGTGAAAGAAGATTATTGATTCCTTCTCCTAAGGTTGCTACCTATGACTTACAACCTGAAATGAGTGCCAATATCATTGCCGACTCTATCTGTAAGGATATGGAAGAAAACGGTCCAGACTTCATCTGCCTCAACTTTGCAAACCCTGATATGGTAGGCCATACTGGAGTTTTTGAAGCGGTGGTAAAAGCAGTTGAAACGGTTGATGCTTGTACCAAGCGAGTGGTTAAAACTGGAATCAATAACGGTTATTCCTTTATTATTCTGGCAGACCACGGTAACTCTGAGTTCATGATCAATGAAGATGGCTCTGTAAACACGGCACATACAACCAACTTAGTTCCTTGTATCTTGATTGACAGTCAATTTAAAAACATTAAGGATGGTAAGCTTGGTGATGTTGCTCCAACCGTATTAGCACTGTTGAACTTGCCAATTCCTACCGAAATGACAGGAGATGTCCTTGTATATTAA
- the nadC gene encoding carboxylating nicotinate-nucleotide diphosphorylase translates to MEREFKDKLVHFVQEALVEDVGAGDYTSLSTIKEEQLGEAQLLVKEEGVLAGVEVAKEIFSQIDPTIEFTQLIADGDSVKYGDIAFKIKGKIHTILKGERLVLNIMQRMSGIATQTAQYVKAIAGTHAKVLDTRKTTPLLRFLEKKAVEIGGGSNHRFGLYDMILIKDNHVDYAGGISAAVNAAFDYKKQNQLDIAIEVEVRNFEELNEVLNLPAVDRVMLDNFSPAQVKEAVDLVDDRLVTEASGGITLETIPEYAKTGVDFISVGALTHSVKSLDLSLKAKLI, encoded by the coding sequence ATGGAGAGAGAATTCAAAGATAAACTAGTACATTTTGTTCAAGAGGCCCTTGTGGAAGATGTAGGAGCAGGGGATTATACCTCATTATCTACGATAAAAGAAGAACAATTAGGAGAAGCCCAATTATTAGTCAAAGAGGAGGGTGTCCTTGCTGGGGTAGAAGTGGCTAAAGAAATATTTTCTCAAATTGACCCAACCATAGAATTTACGCAGCTTATCGCTGATGGCGACTCTGTAAAATACGGAGATATAGCCTTTAAAATTAAAGGTAAAATCCATACTATTCTTAAAGGAGAACGTTTGGTTCTCAATATCATGCAGCGAATGTCTGGTATTGCTACCCAAACTGCTCAATATGTGAAGGCCATTGCAGGAACTCATGCAAAGGTATTGGATACCCGTAAAACAACTCCCTTGTTGAGGTTTTTGGAGAAAAAAGCTGTTGAAATTGGGGGAGGTTCCAACCACCGTTTCGGTCTATATGATATGATCTTGATCAAGGATAATCATGTGGATTATGCAGGTGGTATCTCCGCTGCGGTGAATGCAGCTTTTGATTACAAAAAACAAAACCAATTAGATATTGCTATTGAAGTAGAAGTCCGAAATTTTGAGGAATTAAATGAAGTGCTAAACCTTCCGGCTGTTGATCGTGTTATGTTAGATAACTTCAGTCCAGCACAAGTGAAGGAAGCTGTTGATTTAGTTGATGATAGATTGGTTACAGAAGCTTCTGGCGGGATCACTTTAGAGACGATTCCTGAATATGCGAAAACCGGTGTAGATTTTATCTCTGTTGGAGCATTAACGCATTCGGTCAAAAGTCTGGATTTAAGCTTAAAAGCAAAACTTATTTAG
- a CDS encoding ABC transporter ATP-binding protein: MELKITNLTKTYNNGVKALDNVNLEIGAGMFGLLGPNGAGKSSLMRTIATLQSPDSGNIQFGDIDVLKDNNALRRILGYLPQEFGVYPNLSAEDLLNYFAELKGISNKQDRKKIVSNALEITNLYDFRTKSVSGYSGGMKQRFGIAQMLLNDPKLIIVDEPTAGLDPAERHRFLNVLREIGAQHTVIFSTHIVDDVRELCHELAIMNGGKVLFRGSTQAGTDSLVGKIWKKKIDRADFEKENSIYNVISSNYNQDNSLNIRVHAEQLPHESFSPATPILEDVYFVTLKSDKVNV; this comes from the coding sequence ATGGAACTTAAGATTACGAATTTAACGAAGACATATAACAACGGTGTTAAAGCACTAGATAATGTTAATTTAGAGATTGGAGCCGGTATGTTTGGGCTATTAGGACCCAATGGAGCAGGTAAATCTTCGCTCATGCGTACCATCGCGACCCTTCAGAGCCCTGATAGCGGGAACATTCAATTCGGAGATATAGATGTACTAAAAGACAACAATGCCTTGAGGCGCATCCTTGGTTACCTTCCACAGGAGTTTGGAGTCTATCCCAACCTGTCAGCTGAAGATTTACTGAACTATTTCGCTGAATTGAAAGGTATCAGCAATAAACAGGACCGTAAGAAGATCGTGTCCAACGCCTTAGAAATCACAAATCTTTATGATTTCAGGACCAAAAGCGTAAGCGGTTATTCAGGAGGTATGAAGCAACGATTCGGAATTGCCCAAATGTTGCTCAACGACCCTAAATTAATCATTGTCGATGAACCTACAGCCGGATTGGACCCAGCAGAAAGACATCGCTTCCTGAATGTCCTGAGAGAGATAGGTGCCCAACATACGGTCATCTTTTCAACGCATATCGTCGATGATGTCCGTGAGCTTTGCCATGAACTTGCAATTATGAACGGAGGTAAGGTCCTATTTCGTGGCAGTACGCAAGCAGGAACCGATAGCTTAGTTGGAAAGATCTGGAAAAAGAAAATAGATCGCGCTGATTTTGAGAAAGAAAACTCCATCTACAATGTGATCTCTTCCAATTACAACCAAGATAACAGCTTAAATATCCGTGTACATGCTGAGCAGCTGCCACATGAATCTTTTAGCCCAGCGACGCCAATCCTTGAAGATGTATATTTCGTAACCCTAAAGAGTGACAAGGTAAATGTTTAA
- a CDS encoding M48 family metallopeptidase, giving the protein MKRITKYASMLLLGATLVGCATSAITGRKYLKLVDSQTINNQAALAYKDFLSKNSSKVETGSAAATQVKRVGNRIAAATNEYLRQIGAADKFNFNWEFNLIESDQVNAWCMPGGKVAVYTGILPIAKNDAGLATVMGHEIAHAIEEHSVSQVSNAMAAQFGAQLLNAAGTISNSRYTGLFNQIYGIGYQVGSLKFSRNDELAADKAGLILMAMAGYNPQEAVAFWERMSQGKKGGNPEWLSTHPSDARRISQLQAMVPEAMKYYKK; this is encoded by the coding sequence ATGAAACGAATAACAAAATACGCCTCCATGCTGCTTTTAGGAGCTACTTTGGTAGGTTGTGCCACTTCCGCTATTACCGGGCGAAAGTATCTTAAATTGGTAGACTCTCAGACTATCAATAATCAAGCTGCATTGGCATATAAAGATTTTTTAAGTAAAAATAGCTCTAAAGTTGAAACCGGTTCAGCTGCTGCTACTCAAGTAAAACGCGTGGGTAACAGAATTGCAGCTGCTACAAACGAATATTTGAGGCAGATTGGGGCTGCTGATAAATTCAATTTCAACTGGGAATTCAACCTGATTGAAAGTGATCAAGTGAATGCTTGGTGTATGCCAGGAGGTAAAGTTGCAGTTTATACAGGTATCTTACCAATCGCAAAGAACGATGCCGGATTAGCTACCGTAATGGGGCATGAAATTGCTCACGCAATTGAGGAGCACTCAGTGTCTCAAGTATCCAATGCAATGGCTGCTCAGTTTGGAGCACAATTATTAAATGCTGCCGGAACGATCAGTAACAGTAGATATACTGGTTTATTCAACCAGATTTATGGTATTGGTTATCAAGTAGGGTCATTGAAATTCTCAAGAAACGATGAATTAGCAGCTGATAAAGCTGGTCTTATCTTGATGGCAATGGCAGGTTACAACCCACAAGAAGCTGTAGCATTCTGGGAAAGAATGTCGCAAGGCAAAAAAGGTGGGAATCCAGAATGGTTGAGTACTCACCCTAGTGATGCTAGACGTATCAGCCAATTGCAGGCAATGGTTCCTGAAGCAATGAAGTATTATAAAAAATAG